Genomic window (Allostreptomyces psammosilenae):
AACAGCTCCCCTTCGAACGCTGGCGGCGCCAGCTCTCCCCGGAGGGCCCGGCCGGCTGCGCCACCACCGCCGAGGTGCTGCACTGGGCCGCCCGCCCGGCCAACCCCGACCAGGCCGCCACCCCGGCCGCCGAGCCCTACCGCCGCGCGGCCGCCGCCGCCCGCCGGCTCACCGCCGTCGCCACCACCGCCGACCTGCCCGCCCTGCTGGACGCCGCTGCCACCGCCCCACCCGCCGCGCGCGCCGCCGCCCTGCTGCACCTCGCCGCCGCCGTACGCGCCTTCCCCGAGCGGCTGCCCGCCGTCCTCGACGCCGTCGAACAGGCCGCCGCCTGCCCCGACCGCACCGTCTCCACCGCAGCCGTGGACGCCGTCGGCCGCCTCCCCGGAGCACCCAGCCTGGACCGCGCCCGCGCCTGGGCCCAGCGCCGCGACGCCCTCGGCACCGCCGCCGCCTGCCTCCTCGCCGACCACGGCACCGAAGCCGACGCCGCCGTCCTCCTCGACGCCCTCCAGCACCACCTGCTCGACCCCGACGCCCGCGGCACCACCCTCGCCCGGCTCGTGGAGGGCACCGGCCGGCTCGCCGTCACCAGCGCCGTCCCCCTGCTCCGCCACGTCTACCGCGAGACCACCTGCTCCCACCTGCGCGGACGCGCCGCCGAGGCGCTCGCCGCCACCGACCCCGACTTCGCCACCGGCACCGCCGTCGAATGCCTGTGGGACTGCGAGGAGGCCACCCGCG
Coding sequences:
- a CDS encoding HEAT repeat domain-containing protein translates to MYESNAVTRDVAPGNTLLGLLQRGRGDGAVHALAAGRAEALSALDRCVSRDPRADWRLESRSLYYARLYTELEAGLDGIAGHLFCPADSAEPHEERTGLALSVLGHLARYGRRDAADLLRRYVAGGANWTWALDELADGADEDALRALLPAVHQRVADGPDGDRELAEAVRRSWEGGPWRLWATHDERVRRAVEQLPFERWRRQLSPEGPAGCATTAEVLHWAARPANPDQAATPAAEPYRRAAAAARRLTAVATTADLPALLDAAATAPPAARAAALLHLAAAVRAFPERLPAVLDAVEQAAACPDRTVSTAAVDAVGRLPGAPSLDRARAWAQRRDALGTAAACLLADHGTEADAAVLLDALQHHLLDPDARGTTLARLVEGTGRLAVTSAVPLLRHVYRETTCSHLRGRAAEALAATDPDFATGTAVECLWDCEEATRELGARHAPTRRAGVLERLRRLLADPMEEAEVHAAVLGRLSA